A region of the Drosophila subobscura isolate 14011-0131.10 chromosome J, UCBerk_Dsub_1.0, whole genome shotgun sequence genome:
tctatctGGGTCTGCTCTTCTGTGTTCTTCTTTTTACTTGGTCAAAAAGTGCAGCAGTggccaattaattaaatttttgtttgacaaATATACGAGCCGCCAGGGGCAAAATGTTATTGAACTGATTTGTGGCACGAGCTGGTGGGAACAAGCAATTGGGGCCACCCGcaaacagcgacagagagacactgacacacacacacgcatacacacaccccGACTGATGATTGACAAGCCATATATGCGCGAATTCATATGGTATTTAGGGTGTTGGTGGGGGGAATGACGATGACTTACCCCAATGCTTGGCTCATCGGCGAAATGTACCCGCTTCTTCAgtccactgttgctgctgcggcgacgTTGCGTCAGGCGGCAGGGAGgcactgacactgccactggctgggCAGCTAGAGTGGGCGTGGATTGTGTGTAGATCTCATGAACGTAACTGGGCACCTTCCAGAAAGCCGGTCGCCTGTATGACGCGGAACCTGGTGATCTGCTGGGCGTCATTGCTGGCCAGCGACTAGcgtaaacaaaagaaatgctgAGCAAAATTCATGCAAAAGCATTCAGAATTCAAAATTTTTCTCaattctgcctgcctgcctgccagtcgTCAATGCGTCTGCTCACCGCTCTGCtccgtatgtgtgtgtgtaccaaaagccaaaaatctaaaacaaacaaaacggcaCGGAATAAACGAGCAAAATGAGCGCAAACCAAGTGTTCGTTCATCATGCGAAAGGCATGTGAAAAAGtgtaaatgaaatggaattatgaatgaatgagaaCTAACAACTGTGCTCAATGCCATTGCCCTCAAAATGCAACGTTTAAACACTGCGCTCAGCAATTATCCAGACACTTAGTGAAAATGGCATTGCagtatttaaaaatacatttcaaatGCAACCGCCAAAGGTACTGCGACCGATGTGGCAGCACTACTAAAACTATTAGCTGATACGCTAAAATACTTATCGATCTGGCAACGATCGATTTCATACCCTGTCTAGCTCATCACCTTGAATGCATTGTAGAAATGTGCATATTGCGAATTGAAACAATTTGAGGAAAAATAAGTCAATCCAATATCATGAAAACTAATATtagataatattaatattagatggaacatcaaaatcggaaagaaacattttagatttgcggtatatttacagtatatttttaaaatgaaagggtatattttggtatatttccgagggtctgtcggtatattttatcgataattccgcggtcacactgcaatCGCagtaacaattaaataaaaaaaaaaaaaaaaagcaatacCAAAAGAAGTAGCCAGCTGTTTTTATGACAAcaaagcaataacaaaagaAATCCACATCATTGCAACGAAATTGTGACTGCATGGagcagacacagccacagatcaGCCCCGCCCGCACATAGCCAGATCATGTCTATTTTCAAAGCGCGGTATGTACGACCCAAAAGATTGAtgtgttttgttgtattaaaaacaaaagattgGCCCCGCCCGCATGTTTCAGTGTGAAAGAGTTTGATGATGCTCTGGCCCAGGATGTGGTTGACCTAAAGGAGCTGCGAAGACTGACGTTCAATGGTGggatattcatatattttatggaCACAACAATTGATGGCAACGAATCCAATCCACAGGTGTGCCCGATGTACAAAGCTTCCGTGCACTCGGCTGGAAGCTGCTGTTGGGCTACCTGGGACCCACGCGCAGCAGCTGGACGACAACGCTGGCCCAGAAGCGAGCGCTGTACAAACAGTTCATAGAGGAACTCGTACTACCCCCCGGACACAGCTGcaatggagctggagatgctgACGGGGATGGTGACGGTCACGCGGAGGTCGCTGTGGAATCAAGGGGCGTTGGCCTGCAAGATCATCCGCTCAGCGAGGGGCCGGAGAGTGCCTGGAACACGTTCTTCAACGACAACGAATTTCTGCTGCAAATCGACAAGGACGTGAGGCGCCTGTGCCCCGACATCTCGTTCTTTCAGCAGCCCACAGAGTATCCCTGCGACATTGTGGTGCACAGCAGAGGAGAACACGGGCGGCGGCTCCACGAACGGGTAGTGCCCACAGTGCTTAGCTCGGCGAATGTAGAACGCAAGGGCCTGGGCATGACCAAGGTGAGTTTCGGTCGGGAATTTGTAAGGGCTAGAGAATAAGAAGTGCTCACAGTGTGTTCCATTATGCCTGCCATTGTGGACTTTAGCAGCAAGTAAGTGACCAACACTCGAGCGACACGCTGTTTAATGAGCCTCTTGCCTCTCCAATCAGATCAATTTAATCACAAAACGTTCTGTGGAGACCTACGCCGCCATGGAGGAGGGCCAGGAGGCCCACTGGGAGGTTGTGCAGCGCATTCTGTTCATCTACGCCAAGCTGAATCCCGGCCAGGGATATGTACAGGGCATGAATGAGATTGTCGGCCCCATCTACTATGTGATGGCCTCGGATCCGGATCTCTCGTACCGCGCCCATGCAGAGGCCGattgtttcttctgcttcACGGCTCTGATGAGCGAGATACGCGACTTCTTCATCAAGACGCTGGACGATGCGGAGGGTGGCATCAAGTACATGATGGCACGGCTATCAAACATGCTGAAGACTAAAGATATTGATATCTACGAGCACCTGAAGAGCCAAGAGCTGCATCCGCAGTACTACAGCTTCAGGTGGCTCACGCTCCTCCTCTCGCAGGAGTTTCCACTGCCCGATGTGCTGCGTATTTGGGATTCAGTATTCTCCGACGAGCAGCGCTTCGATTTTCTCATCAAAATCTGCTGTTCCATGATATTGTAAGTGCAGGCACGGATATTTAACTCAATtattgacacaatttttgtgctttttagAATCCAAAGGGAGGCGATTTTGGAGAACGATTTTGCCTCGAAtgtgaagctgctgcagaactATCCACCCATTGATATAAACGTTGTGATTACCCACGCCGTCTCCCTGGCGTAACACTCACTCGACTCACACTGAAGCCACAGATATTACAATACAATGAACTGAAACCCCTGGGTACAGCCTGACCAAGCAATCAACCAACTACCAGTTATCTCCAATACTTCCCCAACGGGGGAAGGAAACCCCAAGTATCCAACCAATGATCAAGCACCTAtagttgtgtttttttatacgTTATAATTTCATAATAAACGGATTATCCCCGCTTATGTATGAATGTCTCgaagtgcaactgcaacaacaagtgtCATATAGGATGGTCAGTGCTCAAGTGTCCAGTcagttgtgtgtgcgtgtgcgtgtgtgtagcATCGTTAAAACAGTAACAAAATATAAGAGTAGATTAGAGATTACTTGCCCAGACGTGGGGCCGTATCCCTGCAAATTGTCTGAGCAATAAACTCCACCAGTGTGCGTGTAGGGCGCCCAGCCATGCCCTTgcgcaaatactcgtactcgtcgCCCTTCGTCATCATCACATTAGTGGCATCCTTTGTGAAAGAGAAACCCATAAGAACTGTACTCCCACTCGTCCACCACAATACTCACAATATGCATCCACTGGCCGCAGGGCACAAACTCACGGAGGAAGGCAGCGGCCTTACAGGGACGTCCACCACGGCCAATTCCGTAGTTCTGTACATCACTGCGTCCCCCGGAACGCACGGCCTTGCTGTAATACTTCCACAAAGGGAAGCGCCACACACGATCTCCGGTGTGCATGCTGGCATGCTTGATCTGTTGCCAGAGGATCTCAGAGTTGGTGAAGACACCAGCTGCCGACTCGTCCAGGGCCTGACGCATGTAGCCCGAACAGGTGCCAACGTCGATGATGCATTTGGGACAGAAATTCTGCCCGTAGAGAAGGGCATCCGCCAGCACAAGAACATCCTCGTGATCGGTGCACTCGATCTCCATGGTCTTACCGTTCATGGACTTGACCATGTCCCCCGGTCGGACCGAATTGCAGCCAACAACATTCTCACAAAGAGGAATCAGCCCGCGAATGTTTACCTAAGGTACAACATTCATTCATATCATTCTAAGAGCTCCTCCTAAACACTTACCGGCAGGCGCAGACCAGCAACAGCGCGGCAAGTGGCCACCACAACGGCGGCTCCCGTCATGTCGCCACGCATATGAAAGagttcgtttttctttttgaggCACAATCCGCCGGCATCGTAGGTCACGCCTTGTCCGACCAGCACAATGGGACGCTCCTCCGCACAGGTGCCGTAGTAGCTGAGCTCCAAGAAGATTGGGGGCTCGCACGAGGCTCTTCCCACTGCCAGGAAGGCGTGCATAGATTGGCTTTCGGCCCAGCCCTCGACCTTGACCTCCACATTGACTCCCGACTTACAGAGAACCTCCACGACATTTTGCGCAAAGGCAGTGGGTGTGAGAAGATTGGAGGGCATCTCCTGCAGCTGTCTGGTCAGattctgtgctgctgccttctgcagCCCAATGCGCCATCCCTCGATGTCGCAGACTTCGTCCTTTGTTGCGTATAAATCCAGCGATGGAACGGGAATTCTGCCCTGTGGGTTGCGCAGCTCCTGGTAGAGCCAGATGCCCAATGCAGCCCCCTCGGCAGCAGACTCTGCGTGTCCACAGTTCTCAACTTCGACTCTGTCAGTGTCTAGTTCGGCTAGAACCCGGCAAGCGGCTGCCACGGATCGGCGGATTGCCTCCTTCTGCTCGTCTAGGACTTCATATGGGTTGTAGCCCAGGCACTCCTTGCCCAGGCCGATCACAGCCACCGCAGAGTAGTAGGGAATACGCTCCGGTTCGATGGCGAAGAAAAGGCGAGCCTCGCCTCGCTTGGGCATTGGCCCGGACATCCGCAGGACCTCCAGCAATCGGCCGTTGGTCTTCTGCACATTGTAACGCCAGCCGGCGGGTGTCAGGATGCCGGCATCGTTGGGATCGCTTTCGTCGGCGAAGACGCCTACCACAAGGCCGCGAGATGGCGGGTCCGCGCACATCTCCATCTGCTGGATCTGCAACATCTGGTTGATGGCCTGCGTGGCGTAGCGGCGCGAGGTGCCCAGTGGACGGGGTCCCAGGCAGAAGTTGCGTCGCAGGCGGAAGGCCTGTGGGACCAACCGTCGCGCAAAGTGAAGCATTCTTTATCGATGGGTtcaaaaaatatacgaaaGATGCTTCAAAGACGGCTTGATTTGTTCGGCAGcttcaaaacaatttttcagCATAGAATTTTGGATACGTGCTTCGTTTTCAATCTCCAGCCGGAGAATGAGACAATGAGACGGGGATATACTCCATGTGAAAGTGACAGCTCCGAAAGGGCTGCTTGGGTTGGTAGATTTTGGATATTCAACACAAATCGgtatttacattttatgaacagaaatgtttattcatacatacatatgtatgtacatccttctttgctgttttctctTCCATCTACATTTTGCCTTTGCACTCTTTGCCAAATATTTTCTACGACTCAGCTAAGAGCCAACCCAGCATCTTTCCGCCAATTTCTTATGACCATCCCTGAGTGAGTCGCTCGAGACGGactctgccaaaaaaaaagggagtaCATCAGCAATCAAATAGCCAGGGGATTAACCGACTGACAACTAAATAATgagaaaaatacattttttggcaCAGCCAGCAGAACTTTCAGTCCTTTTTCTAACATTCCTTTATTCTCTTTGGAGAATCTTTATGAGAATTTGTACAAGTTTGCGATATAAAACAGTTGCTTTAATCAAAAGGTTTGAAAATACATTCCACTGTATACTTTAAAGGGTGACTGTTGCATTACTTAATTATTCTAAAAAACTATTTCCTAAAAATACCAACAATTTCGAAACAATGTTAAGTAACATCTTGTGGCCAAAAATATTGAGTGATGATTGCAGCGAACTGACTTGAGTATTGGGTGTGGCTTTCTGTCTGACATTCTCTCCTACTTGCCCAGTTTCGGGGCGGTGTCTTTGCAGATGGTTTGGGCTATGAACTCGACCAGGGTGCGGGTCGGGCGGCCAGCCATGCCACGGCGTAGGTACTCGAAATCGATGCCGTTGGTGACCATCACGTTGGTGGCATCCTGAAACGAGAAGCCCCATTAGACAATCGAACCAACCCACTCAGAACCTTATCTTATACTCACAATGTGCATCCACTGTCCGCAGGGCACGAACTCGCGGAGGAAGGCAGCGGCCTTGCAGGGACGTCCACCACGGCCAATGCCGTAGTTCTGGACATCGCTGCGGGCTCCTGCACGCACGGCCTTGCTGTAGTAGTTCCATAGGGGGAAACGCCACACACGATCTCCAGTGTGCATGCTGGCGTGCTTGATCTGCTGCCAGAGGATCTCAGAGTTGGTGAAGACCCCAGCGGCGGCCTCATCCAGGGACTGACGCATGTAGCCCGAACAGGTGCCGACGTCTATGATGCACTTGGGGCAGAAGTTTTGGGCATAAAGCAAGGCGTCAGCTAGGACAAGAACATCCTCGTGGTCAGTGCATTGGATCTCAATAGTCTTGCCGTTCATGGACTTGACCATGTCGCCAGGGCGGAACGAGTTGCATCCAATCACGTTCTCGCATAGTGGGATCAGGCCTCGGACGTTGACCTAAACATGAATAATCAGAACTAACCACAAATG
Encoded here:
- the LOC117895157 gene encoding TBC1 domain family member 13 isoform X2; translated protein: MSIFKARVKEFDDALAQDVVDLKELRRLTFNGVPDVQSFRALGWKLLLGYLGPTRSSWTTTLAQKRALYKQFIEELVLPPGHSCNGAGDADGDGDGHAEVAVESRGVGLQDHPLSEGPESAWNTFFNDNEFLLQIDKDVRRLCPDISFFQQPTEYPCDIVVHSRGEHGRRLHERVVPTVLSSANVERKGLGMTKINLITKRSVETYAAMEEGQEAHWEVVQRILFIYAKLNPGQGYVQGMNEIVGPIYYVMASDPDLSYRAHAEADCFFCFTALMSEIRDFFIKTLDDAEGGIKYMMARLSNMLKTKDIDIYEHLKSQELHPQYYSFRWLTLLLSQEFPLPDVLRIWDSVFSDEQRFDFLIKICCSMILIQREAILENDFASNVKLLQNYPPIDINVVITHAVSLA
- the LOC117895157 gene encoding TBC1 domain family member 13 isoform X1, which translates into the protein MSIFKARVKEFDDALAQDVVDLKELRRLTFNGVPDVQSFRALGWKLLLGYLGPTRSSWTTTLAQKRALYKQFIEELVLPPGHSCNGAGDADGDGDGHAEVAVESRGVGLQDHPLSEGPESAWNTFFNDNEFLLQIDKDVRRLCPDISFFQQPTEYPCDIVVHSRGEHGRRLHERVVPTVLSSANVERKGLGMTKQQINLITKRSVETYAAMEEGQEAHWEVVQRILFIYAKLNPGQGYVQGMNEIVGPIYYVMASDPDLSYRAHAEADCFFCFTALMSEIRDFFIKTLDDAEGGIKYMMARLSNMLKTKDIDIYEHLKSQELHPQYYSFRWLTLLLSQEFPLPDVLRIWDSVFSDEQRFDFLIKICCSMILIQREAILENDFASNVKLLQNYPPIDINVVITHAVSLA
- the LOC117895154 gene encoding cytosol aminopeptidase; the protein is MLHFARRLVPQAFRLRRNFCLGPRPLGTSRRYATQAINQMLQIQQMEMCADPPSRGLVVGVFADESDPNDAGILTPAGWRYNVQKTNGRLLEVLRMSGPMPKRGEARLFFAIEPERIPYYSAVAVIGLGKECLGYNPYEVLDEQKEAIRRSVAAACRVLAELDTDRVEVENCGHAESAAEGAALGIWLYQELRNPQGRIPVPSLDLYATKDEVCDIEGWRIGLQKAAAQNLTRQLQEMPSNLLTPTAFAQNVVEVLCKSGVNVEVKVEGWAESQSMHAFLAVGRASCEPPIFLELSYYGTCAEERPIVLVGQGVTYDAGGLCLKKKNELFHMRGDMTGAAVVVATCRAVAGLRLPVNIRGLIPLCENVVGCNSVRPGDMVKSMNGKTMEIECTDHEDVLVLADALLYGQNFCPKCIIDVGTCSGYMRQALDESAAGVFTNSEILWQQIKHASMHTGDRVWRFPLWKYYSKAVRSGGRSDVQNYGIGRGGRPCKAAAFLREFVPCGQWMHIDATNVMMTKGDEYEYLRKGMAGRPTRTLVEFIAQTICRDTAPRLGK